A genome region from Maylandia zebra isolate NMK-2024a linkage group LG6, Mzebra_GT3a, whole genome shotgun sequence includes the following:
- the si:dkey-45d16.4 gene encoding uncharacterized protein si:dkey-45d16.4, which translates to MERVVVEVPINNGFPLACPSTTPRKRQVRFSARHDIILLREVIAQNPFASKEPGRIWARVGEIITAALQEENFEVDARRCRERTMLLLDYYKKQDFPSLRRFGTERLYAQKEDLLHEVLELEAEKGLIVSNDGTKYQDEERRNRVAEELTLPEQDKPNITIPQTTTAEQEEEREEMTELSAAPTAKRPCQCCCQTYSEILSFLEKRSEAEQRLREEELALRREELEIQRSKITLERERLGAERKERERRFELESQERQVILDLLKEKVLKG; encoded by the exons atggaacGGGTAGTGGTGGAAGTGCCGATCAACAACG GTTTCCCCCTCGCTTGTCCTTCCACAACCCCACGAAAGCGGCAGGTGCGGTTTTCAGCACGCCATGACATCATCCTTCTGCGAGAGGTTATTGCACAGAATCCCTTTGCCTCCAAAGAGCcag GACGGATTTGGGCACGCGTGGGCGAGATTATCACTGCTGCCCTCCAAGAGGAAAACTTTGAGGTGGATGCCAGGAGATGTAGGGAGAGAACCATGCTGCTGCTAGACTACTACAAGAAACAAGACTTTCCCAGCCTACGCAG GTTTGGAACAGAGAGATTGTATGCCCAGAAGGAGGATCTGCTCCATGAAGTTTTGGAGCTGGAAGCTGAGAAGGGACTCATAGTCAGCAATGATGGCACAAAGTACCAG GATGAAGAGCGGAGAAATCGAGTCGCAGAAGAACTAACTCTACCAGAACAGGACAAACCCAACATCACAATCCCGCAAACAACCACTGCAG AACAAGAAGAAGAGCGTGAGGAAATGACAGAGCTGTCAGCAGCACCCACAGCCAAGCGGCCCTgccagtgctgctgccagaccTACTCTGAGATTCTCAGCTTCTTGGAGAAACGCTCAGAGGCGGAGCAGCGGCTTCGAGAAGAAGAGCTCGCCTTGCGCCGTGAGGAACTGGAGATTCAGAGAA GTAAGATCACTCTGGAGAGAGAACGTCTGGGAGCTGAGAGAAAAGAGAGGGAGCGGAGATTTGAGCTTGAGAGCCAAGAGAGGCAGGTCATCTTGGACCTTTTAAAAGAGAAGGTGCTGAAAGGCtga
- the LOC101481191 gene encoding phosphoribosyl pyrophosphate synthase-associated protein 1 isoform X1, translated as MPVRRFGGHRSLVSQSQSPKLSYGYTKMNIARGGYRVFSANSSTACTELAQKITERLGVELGKSVVYQESDSETRVDVKESVRGQDIFIIQTIPRDVNTAVMELLVMAYALKTSCAKNIIGVIPYFPYSKQCKMRKRGSIVCKLLASMLAKAGLTHIITMDLHQKEIQGFFNFPVDNLRASPFLIQYIQEEIPNYRNAVIVAKSPSAAKRAQSYAERLRLGLAVIHGEAHHSESDMADGRHSPPLSRAITGHTGLELPSSSRQVPFPGIELPMMMAKEKPPISVVGDVGGRIAIIVDDIIDDVEDFVAAAEILKERGAYKIYVMATHGLLSAEAPRLIEESAIDEVVVTNTVPHEVQKLQCPKIKTVDVSMILAEAIRRIHNGESMAYLFRNIAMDD; from the exons ATGCCAGTTAGACGCTTTGGGGGTCACAGGTCTTTGGTTTCTCAGTCTCAGTCCCCAAAGCTGTCCTATGGTTACACGAAAATGAACATTGCCAGAGGTGGCTACCGTGTTTTTTCTGCCAACTCTTCCACCGCATGCACCGAGCTGGCCCAGAAGATAACAGA gcGTTTGGGGGTGGAGTTGGGCAAGTCAGTGGTTTATCAAGAGTCAGATTCAG AGACTAGAGTGGATGTGAAAGAATCTGTCCGTGGACAAGACATCTTTATCATTCAGACCATTCCCAG AGATGTCAACACAGCTGTCATGGAGCTGCTTGTTATGGCTTATGCCCTAAAGACGTCCTGTGCCAAGAACATCATCGGGGTCATTCCCTACTTTCCTTACAGCAAGCAGTGCAAGATGAGGAAGAGAGGCTCCATTGTCTGCAAGCTGCTAGCATCCATGTTAGCTAAAGCTG GGCTAACTCACATCATCACTATGGATCTTCACCAGAAAGAAATCCAAGGCTTTTTTAACTTCCCTGTTGACAACCTGAGAGCTTCCCCTTTCCTCATCCAGTACATTCAAGAGGAG atCCCAAATTACAGAAATGCTGTCATTGTTGCAAAGTCCCCCTCGGCTGCTAAGAG AGCTCAGTCTTATGCTGAGAGGCTGCGACTTGGGCTGGCAGTGATACACGGGGAGGCCCACCACTCAGAGTCTGATATGGCTGATGGTCGACATTCTCCCCCTTTGTCTCGTGCTATCACAGGACACACTGGCCTGGAGCTACCAT caagcagcagACAGGTCCCATTCCCTGGGATAGAGCTTCCAA TGATGATGGCAAAGGAGAAGCCCCCTATCAGTGTTGTTGGCGACGTAGGAGGCCGAATTGCCATCATTGTT GATGATATTATAGACGATGTGGAAGACTTTGTTGCAGCAGCAGAAATTCTGAAGGAGAGGGGAGCCTACAAGATCTACGTCATGGCTACACATGGCTTGCTGTCAGCAGAGGCTCCGAGACTAATAGAAGAATCTGCTATTGATGAG GTGGTGGTGACCAACACTGTTCCCCATGAGGTCCAGAAGCTTCAGTGTCCAAAAATCAAAACCGTGGACGTCAGTATGATCCTGGCTGAGGCGATCAGACGCATCCACAATGGAGAATCCATGGCCTATCTGTTCCGCAACATTGCTATGGACGACTGA
- the LOC101481191 gene encoding phosphoribosyl pyrophosphate synthase-associated protein 1 isoform X2: MPVRRFGGHRSLVSQSQSPKLSYGYTKMNIARGGYRVFSANSSTACTELAQKITERLGVELGKSVVYQESDSETRVDVKESVRGQDIFIIQTIPRDVNTAVMELLVMAYALKTSCAKNIIGVIPYFPYSKQCKMRKRGSIVCKLLASMLAKAGLTHIITMDLHQKEIQGFFNFPVDNLRASPFLIQYIQEEIPNYRNAVIVAKSPSAAKRAQSYAERLRLGLAVIHGEAHHSESDMADGRHSPPLSRAITGHTGLELPLMMAKEKPPISVVGDVGGRIAIIVDDIIDDVEDFVAAAEILKERGAYKIYVMATHGLLSAEAPRLIEESAIDEVVVTNTVPHEVQKLQCPKIKTVDVSMILAEAIRRIHNGESMAYLFRNIAMDD; this comes from the exons ATGCCAGTTAGACGCTTTGGGGGTCACAGGTCTTTGGTTTCTCAGTCTCAGTCCCCAAAGCTGTCCTATGGTTACACGAAAATGAACATTGCCAGAGGTGGCTACCGTGTTTTTTCTGCCAACTCTTCCACCGCATGCACCGAGCTGGCCCAGAAGATAACAGA gcGTTTGGGGGTGGAGTTGGGCAAGTCAGTGGTTTATCAAGAGTCAGATTCAG AGACTAGAGTGGATGTGAAAGAATCTGTCCGTGGACAAGACATCTTTATCATTCAGACCATTCCCAG AGATGTCAACACAGCTGTCATGGAGCTGCTTGTTATGGCTTATGCCCTAAAGACGTCCTGTGCCAAGAACATCATCGGGGTCATTCCCTACTTTCCTTACAGCAAGCAGTGCAAGATGAGGAAGAGAGGCTCCATTGTCTGCAAGCTGCTAGCATCCATGTTAGCTAAAGCTG GGCTAACTCACATCATCACTATGGATCTTCACCAGAAAGAAATCCAAGGCTTTTTTAACTTCCCTGTTGACAACCTGAGAGCTTCCCCTTTCCTCATCCAGTACATTCAAGAGGAG atCCCAAATTACAGAAATGCTGTCATTGTTGCAAAGTCCCCCTCGGCTGCTAAGAG AGCTCAGTCTTATGCTGAGAGGCTGCGACTTGGGCTGGCAGTGATACACGGGGAGGCCCACCACTCAGAGTCTGATATGGCTGATGGTCGACATTCTCCCCCTTTGTCTCGTGCTATCACAGGACACACTGGCCTGGAGCTACCAT TGATGATGGCAAAGGAGAAGCCCCCTATCAGTGTTGTTGGCGACGTAGGAGGCCGAATTGCCATCATTGTT GATGATATTATAGACGATGTGGAAGACTTTGTTGCAGCAGCAGAAATTCTGAAGGAGAGGGGAGCCTACAAGATCTACGTCATGGCTACACATGGCTTGCTGTCAGCAGAGGCTCCGAGACTAATAGAAGAATCTGCTATTGATGAG GTGGTGGTGACCAACACTGTTCCCCATGAGGTCCAGAAGCTTCAGTGTCCAAAAATCAAAACCGTGGACGTCAGTATGATCCTGGCTGAGGCGATCAGACGCATCCACAATGGAGAATCCATGGCCTATCTGTTCCGCAACATTGCTATGGACGACTGA
- the LOC101480902 gene encoding GTP-binding protein Rhes: MSLEVKEKTHVRLVFLGAAGVGKTALIRRFLQDTFEPKHRRTVEELHSKEYDIGGVKVTVEILDTSGSYSFPAMRKLSIQSSDAFALVYAVDDPESLEAVKSLRDEILEIKEDKYTPIVVVGNKVDREEERQVSNEDVLSTVEMDWNNSYVETSAKENSNVVEVFKELLQQANLPSRLSPALRRRRETIPKDTDFRPPMNKTNSCILS; encoded by the coding sequence aTGTCTCTGGAGGTGAAGGAGAAGACACACGTGCGCCTAGTGTTTCTGGGAGCAGCAGGCGTGGGGAAGACGGCCCTTATCAGACGCTTTCTCCAAGACACCTTTGAACCCAAACATCGGCGTACTGTGGAGGAGCTGCACAGTAAAGAATATGACATTGGCGGGGTCAAGGTCACTGTGGAAATCCTGGACACCAGCGGTAGCTACTCCTTCCCCGCCATGCGCAAGCTCTCAATCCAAAGCAGTGATGCCTTCGCACTGGTGTACGCTGTGGATGACCCAGAATCACTGGAGGCTGTCAAGAGCCTCCGAGATGAGATTCTTGAGATCAAAGAGGACAAGTACACACCAATCGTGGTGGTGGGAAACAAGGTGGACAGAGAAGAGGAGCGTCAAGTGTCCAACGAGGATGTGCTATCAACTGTAGAGATGGACTGGAACAACAGTTATGTGGAAACTTCAGCAAAGGAAAATTCCAATGTCGTTGAAGTGTTCAAGGAGCTCCTGCAACAGGCAAACCTTCCTAGCCGCCTCAGCCCCGCACTACGTCGACGCAGGGAGACCATTCCAAAAGACACCGATTTTCGGCCACCCATGAACAAGACCAACAGCTGTATTTTGTCATAG